From Flaviflexus ciconiae:
CCCGCCTGACACCAGTCCGGTGACAGGAAAAACGGCCGGAACTAAACCCAGGCCGAATCAGAACGTGTGCGTTTATCGAACGTTCTCAGAACGTCGTGTTCCAAGGCTTTACCGGATCAGGGAAAACCTACCTCAGATCAGCAATCGCGAAAGCAGCCTGCCAGCACCGCGACCGAGCCCACTACATACGAATGCCCGACCTCGAACAGGACTGGCTCGCAGCCACGGACAAAGCCGGCGGGAAGGAAAAATTCCTACGTAAATACTCCAGCTACAGCCTCCTCGTCCTGGATGAATGGCTCCTGGACACACCCACAGAGAATCTGCGGAGCATGCTCCTTGAGCTCTTAGAACGCCGCTATGACACCGTCTCAACCGTGTTCTGTACCCAGTACGCACAAAAAAACTGGCACACACGCCTTGGTGGTGACGTCCACGCCGACGCGATCATGGACCGCATCGTCCACCGTACAATCTGGATAGAGACCGGAACATCAAACCATGCGTGAGCACACCGCCCCCGCAGCGTAACCTGACGCTGATGAGCGCCACAGGACCCCTGTGGCGCTCATCAGCAATAACCACCGGCGCTCACCGGCAATAACACCTGGCGCCCAAACACAATAACCAGTGGCGCTCACCCCCTCGAATACTCACGGTGATCTGAGCAACCGGAGTATTTTTCAATAACAGCTTCATAATCTGCTTATAGTCAGTCATCGAATATGACCTTCCTTCCAAGAAATTTGTGATCGCCACTGATCACAGATACGTGGAAGTCTTCCTCAAAACCGTTACTGAATACCCGCTTTCGCGTTATCAAATCCGCGCCCGGGTATTACTGGGTACCCGCGCCACCCCTACTGATTAGACGCCCTGACCACTATCCACGCGACGGAAGGAGCCTAGCCAGGGTGGCTCTCAGAAACGCCATAAATGGCTCTCACCGGCGCCATCCAGCTAGACAACCACTGGCTCTGAGCCGCACCGTAACCGGCTCTCACAACCACGAATATTCACTCTTGTCGCAGTCGTTTGAGGCGCCTCCGAATTGGGGTAGCTATCAGGTTCCGCTCCTGGGCGTTCATGCTGAGACACCACATCCCCACAAAATATACCAGCACATGGAGAAGTCCGAATCCGACAAGTGCCGGGATGCTCATTGGGTTAGCTACGTTCATGACTATTATGCCCAGCCCGAGTGCTGGGATCATACCAAGGGAGAGCTTGAGAATCTCTCCCCAGAAATACTTAATATCCAACCCAACTCGAGCCTGATAGTGCCAGTTTATTAGGATACCATTCCCGATGATAAGTGCGACGGCTGTCCCCATTGCTGCACCGATTGCACCGTACTGTTGTGTCAGTGGAATGCTGAGTGCGATGTTGATAACTGCGACTCCCAGATATACCCAGGATCTGAACTGATGAAGGTTTTTCGCTTTCTGGATTTCGATCCCTAGATTTTGCACGAGTGGGACCGTGACAGGAATTAACAAAAGCAACCCAACGTAGTATGATTCACCATAATCCAGACCAGCCCAGAGTCGGATAAATGCCTTCCCAAAGATTATGAATGCGGATAGCACCAGTCCCATGACAATGAACTGGATCCGACCAACGCGCGTGAAAAGACTGCTAATAACCGAGTCCGGAGTCTTAGACGCGACTAAGTGATTTACCCGGGGGATGAATACGCTAGAGATTGCCGCGGAAAAAGCCAAATATTGTGTATTTATTAGGGCAGCAAGACTGAATACTGCAACCGACTCAGGACCATGGAATCTACCAACAAGAAACTGCCCTACATTCCAGTTGACTTGATCTACCACCATGTTAATAAAGATATAGCCGGAAAACACAGAGACTTCGCGAAAAAGACCGAGGTCAAGCTTCCGAAGTACGAACTGCATTCTAAGCTTGAAACGGCAATACGCAACTGTATAAATCGAAAATGCGAGATTCACAGCGGTCGAGCCTATGGCCATTCCGATTGACTCATAGCCAAGGAGAAGTATCGGCAGAATGACGAGCGGCTGAATTAGCGTCCGAATAATTTGAAGCGATTTCTGAAAGATGAACCGTTCGTGGGCGATTATGTAGTTGTTGAAAACACTCGTTGGAAACGTGATGGCGAGGTTAACGGCCAAGATTCCAAACAGAATACGGGCGGTATCAGTTTGGGTGCCCGTGAACTCGTCACCGAGCACTGACTCTGAATTTAAAGACAGTAATCCTCCAGCTACCGATGCGACGAGTCCGACAACCGTAAAGAGCGTAATGAAAAGACCGTTTAGGCGTTTAATGCCATCGTGATCTTCAAAAACTCGAAAGCGTGCGTAGAACCGCATATAGGCGCCGCCGAAGCCGAAGGAAAGGAGGCTAAGGTAGGCCAATATTGAGGCTACAAAAGAATAAAGTCCGTATTCAGCCTGTCCGAGCAACCGAAGCATCACTGGCGTATAGATTATCGCGACAACTAATTGTAGCGCGATCGCAATGTACGAGAGTACGGCCCCAGCCTTCAGCTGACTGCGTTCAGACATTTGAAAACTCCCGGATTGAGATGTGTATTGGATGTTTGCAAATTATTTGCATTCACCAGGGGGAGTTAGGCCAAGTGCACCTGCTAGGAAAGCCAGGGAATCTCGACGACGGTCTGCGAGTCGTTCGTCTACGGATTCCCAGTCAACATCTAAGGCTGATTCAACGTCAACAATTTCGTTAAGCATACGGTTATTCAGCCCGATGTGATCAAGAAGGGTCTCGAATCGTGAATTCATATTCCCCCTCTCCTCCAGTAGGAAAGGAGTGTGGAATATCGTCGAAAATGCTGCTGCATGGAATGAATCAGTCACGACAAGTCTGGCGTTCCTAATGGCACCGATGAATTCCAGTGGCCCGATAGCTAGTAGTTGCGGGTCAACTGGATCATAGATATCGATAATTTCTAGCCCATTCCGGGTGGCGTACTCCTCAACAATGTTGGAGCGTCGCAAAACAACAGACTCACCGCCGGACCGATCATCACCATCCTTTAAATGGAAGAATAATACATAGTTCTTATTCTCTAGCGATGCTGGTTTCGAGGCTAGTTCATCCCAGAAATCAGCTGTATGCAACATTGTCGGATCCAGGACCACAGGGGGCCTTCGTCCAATTAATTCCTCAACAATATCTGCGCCTTGGTGTTCTCTCACTGAGATCTGGGGTATACCGCGAAGGCCTTTGCGGTATTTGCTTCGCAGTTCCCGTGGAATCGACGGAGCGCTGATACTCGCGGCGTAAGCCACCCGCTGTTCTGGCTCGGCAAATTCGAGAAACCATTCACTATTAGCATTCGTAGCTGCAGGATTCCAAACTTGATCTGATCCAACGACAAAGAACGTATATTTTGATCCGAAACTATCGCGACGAGAGTCCTTGAAATAGCGAGCTGAAGAAACAGCAATCCGCTCACTGACGAAGCGCGAAATCTGCGCTGATCGATCCGGGTGGATTATATTTGCTCCACGGGACTGTCGATTTTCGTCTAATGGGCCAATAAATCGACTTGCAATAAGCTTCAAATAACGACTGGGGTTTTGGATGAAATTCTCAATACGAGTCTTCTGTATCCTAAACCTGGTCGGTCCCATCGGTACTCCATGAACTGCTTCAACGGTTCTCACCCCAAGAAGCTGGACGGAGCGCTGGAGCGCAAAGCTTTGCAATACATTACCAAAGTTGAAGTTGCCTTCTAAGGTCAGAACTCCGACCGATTTAGGACGAGACGCACCTGCCCCTGAATTATTCTCAGTTAGATTACCCGGCTTATTCACCATTCGAAACCTCCGACTCATACCCTGGCGACAAAAGAACTGTTCGATATATCTCGAGTATCCTATTTAGATTTCGCTGGCGGTCATGTCTCAGGACTGCATCCGCCCTGGCTTCCGATCCTAGATTCAAGGCTAATTTGTCGTTGGAGAATATCTCCATGGCAAAATGCGCCAGCATGTAGGGGGCATCTCCTTGATAGTGGAATCCCGTGACTCCATGTCTAAT
This genomic window contains:
- a CDS encoding ATP-binding protein, with product MRTCAFIERSQNVVFQGFTGSGKTYLRSAIAKAACQHRDRAHYIRMPDLEQDWLAATDKAGGKEKFLRKYSSYSLLVLDEWLLDTPTENLRSMLLELLERRYDTVSTVFCTQYAQKNWHTRLGGDVHADAIMDRIVHRTIWIETGTSNHA
- a CDS encoding lipopolysaccharide biosynthesis protein gives rise to the protein MSERSQLKAGAVLSYIAIALQLVVAIIYTPVMLRLLGQAEYGLYSFVASILAYLSLLSFGFGGAYMRFYARFRVFEDHDGIKRLNGLFITLFTVVGLVASVAGGLLSLNSESVLGDEFTGTQTDTARILFGILAVNLAITFPTSVFNNYIIAHERFIFQKSLQIIRTLIQPLVILPILLLGYESIGMAIGSTAVNLAFSIYTVAYCRFKLRMQFVLRKLDLGLFREVSVFSGYIFINMVVDQVNWNVGQFLVGRFHGPESVAVFSLAALINTQYLAFSAAISSVFIPRVNHLVASKTPDSVISSLFTRVGRIQFIVMGLVLSAFIIFGKAFIRLWAGLDYGESYYVGLLLLIPVTVPLVQNLGIEIQKAKNLHQFRSWVYLGVAVINIALSIPLTQQYGAIGAAMGTAVALIIGNGILINWHYQARVGLDIKYFWGEILKLSLGMIPALGLGIIVMNVANPMSIPALVGFGLLHVLVYFVGMWCLSMNAQERNLIATPIRRRLKRLRQE
- a CDS encoding polysaccharide pyruvyl transferase family protein; amino-acid sequence: MVNKPGNLTENNSGAGASRPKSVGVLTLEGNFNFGNVLQSFALQRSVQLLGVRTVEAVHGVPMGPTRFRIQKTRIENFIQNPSRYLKLIASRFIGPLDENRQSRGANIIHPDRSAQISRFVSERIAVSSARYFKDSRRDSFGSKYTFFVVGSDQVWNPAATNANSEWFLEFAEPEQRVAYAASISAPSIPRELRSKYRKGLRGIPQISVREHQGADIVEELIGRRPPVVLDPTMLHTADFWDELASKPASLENKNYVLFFHLKDGDDRSGGESVVLRRSNIVEEYATRNGLEIIDIYDPVDPQLLAIGPLEFIGAIRNARLVVTDSFHAAAFSTIFHTPFLLEERGNMNSRFETLLDHIGLNNRMLNEIVDVESALDVDWESVDERLADRRRDSLAFLAGALGLTPPGECK